The nucleotide window AGTCTACCTCCGACCTGACACAACGTCCTGCAGCGATGTTGTGCGACCTGCAGTGTCATCTGTCGGAGGAGCTTCCGCAATCATGGCTGGCCTCTCAAACCCCTCTGCATCCGACCTTGGCCTTTTATCTGCAGCTTCAGACTCTGTTGGTCACTTCAGCGGTGATCCTTTCAGTATGTCAGCGGCCCTTGACGCAGATCGCTATGTCCTTGAAAGCGGGATTCTCTCTTCCCCCAACTCCCTCGATTATGAACACGATTATCTGGCTGGTGACTCTTCCGCCTTCTTCCAGGACCCGTTCGACATCAATGAATTCCTCCACGACGAGGTCAACGGCGCAGCCGTCGCAGCGGACCCGGAATCCGGCTACGATGCTGCCAACTCTGAGACTCAAGTCTCTTCAGAGAATCCTAACCTGCAGCCCCACTCTGGCGCGTCCACTTATGGATGCGACGATGGAGGCATTGCGGTTGGTGTCTGAGGGGTGCGATGACCGGGTTGGGGTATTGTCTGCTGAATCTCCGGCGCAGCGCGACAGCAACCGACAGCCACGAACATGGTTAATCGGTGCATCGTTGCCGTCTAAAGAGGTTCTCTTGACATTGGCATGGGCTCTAAAAATCGAAGAGCGGAAGTTGATTCGCAAGGGTCTACTCCAAAGCCATGTGACATCATCCCCAAAACCGGCCGATAGCACCTCAACGCCCAACATCAATTATGTGTTGACATTGGCCTCGAAAAGGAAACGAGGAGAGGCGGATATGAACGGACCTGGGAAGCGTTTTCGGTTGGCTTGATTAGGGCATATGGGAAACCGGTGCATCATGGCGTAAAGGTGGTGCCCAGGAAGGTTATATAGGCTTACCCTTGGATCTGTATCATTACTTTTTCCCGAATGAATTGTCGCCTTGCGACCAATGACCATCAAATCAAATCGTCTGTATGTTGATGTTAGCTTTGTTGACGGAGAATTATCCATGTCCCTTACGTATACTAAATTTTCAGCAAATGGGGACATGTCCTGGTGATGCGAAACA belongs to Colletotrichum higginsianum IMI 349063 chromosome 5, whole genome shotgun sequence and includes:
- a CDS encoding Transcriptional activator hac1, yielding MDTKPAMASWEETSPMIKFEDSPAESFVSTPGELYPSLFGDANSVTDNTVDPSDMLTPPAFNDEAAISASVATTPAPSGAESVSDKKQTKKRKSWGQVLPEPKTNLPPRKRAKTEDEKEQRRVERVLRNRRAAQSSRERKRLEVEALERRNKELESALQNVTKANQLLVEELNKFRRDSGMLTRSSSPLDPLHTNSVTLSQELFSSQDGHCPSMDETKSLVDDLMTSSQSNATVNPASLSPELSPISENNEVNGEEQQTAETSIAKSTSDLTQRPAAMLCDLQCHLSEELPQSWLASQTPLHPTLAFYLQLQTLLVTSAVILSVCQRPLTQIAMSLKAGFSLPPTPSIMNTIIWLVTLPPSSRTRSTSMNSSTTRSTAQPSQRTRNPATMLPTLRLKSLQRILTCSPTLARPLMDATMEALRLVSEGCDDRVGVLSAESPAQRDSNRQPRTWLIGASLPSKEVLLTLAWALKIEERKLIRKGLLQSHVTSSPKPADSTSTPNINYVLTLASKRKRGEADMNGPGKRFRLA